CTGTCGTTGGGAAGCGCTCCGATCTTGCGTGTTCTCCTCTTCAGTTCCAGGTTTATACGCTCAAGCATGTTCGATGTCCTGAGCTTTTTCCATTGCTGCCTGGGAAACGCCGAATAGCTGTGAAGCGAATCCTGAAAGCGGTCGAACATGTCAATGGCTTTTGTCATTCCCTTCCGCTCTAGCAGTGTCCTGGCGTCACCCAGCCTGGCAGGGTCGCTGAGTGCGAGCTGTATGGCATCGACAACATCACCCCAACTCTTCTTCGGTATGACCTTCATCAGATTCCTGATGAAGTGCACCTGACACATCTGCCAGGATGCTCCGAGGAAGCATCTCTCCACCGCACCCCTTATGCCCTTGTGCCCATCGGATATGACCATCTTCACACCGTGAAGACCCCTCTCCTTCAGTTCGTCGAAGTACCCTTCCCACAGGAGTTCTGTTTCCGCATCCGCTATCTTTGCGCCGAGTATCTCACGGTGGCCGTCGAGTCCAACGCCGGCGACTATGAACAGCGCCTTCGAAACATACTTCGGTCCGTCCCTGACCTTGAAGTATGTTGCATCCACTATGAGATAGATCATCTCTCTGTCTATGCGCCTGCCAAGGAACTCGTCGACCTTCCCGTCGAGTTCCTTCGACATGGCCGATACCGCCGATGCAGATATGCCGCCGGCACCCAGCTTCTCTATGATGTCCGTCACGTTCCTCGTGCTCACACCCTGCAGGTACGATTCCACGACTGCAAGCTGTAGTGACTTCTCAACCCTGGAGTACCTGTCAAACACACCTGTTTCGAATGACAGACCTCTCAGCTGCGGTTTGCTGAGGTTGAGCGGACCGTTGACCGTATTCAGTGTCCGTGGCTTGTAACCGTTCCTGTACGCTTTCCTGCCGCCACACCGTTCATACAGAGACGCGTTTGCCTGCTGCTCTACTTCCATCTCCATCACACTGTTCAGGAACCACTCAACGAGGGAGATCATTCCCTCTCTGTTCTGTTCCAGAAAGCCAATCATTATATCTTTCAATTCACCTATTTCATTGCCTTGTGTTTCCATTGCTTTACACTCCATATGTTTTGCAGTGAAGACACAGGGTCCTAAAGAATTTACAGACAATGCTGTACACTACCACATCATCGAAGAACAACAATAAAATTCCGCCCGGTCAAATTCACTGTTTTCACGTAACAGCTGCATGATTACTTGGCTTGACCTAATTAGTCATAGGCATTCTTTCTGTGCCCTATCTTGATGACCAGAACAAGCAACTCGGCATTCTTGATTTCATATATTGCCCTGTAGTCTCCGATGCGCAGACTCCAAAGCCCTGTCAACGCCGCGGTGAGGGGCTTTCCTGCTTCCGGATCAACACCCAGTTTCGTCAGCTTGCTGACGATTCTGTCTCTCACGACTCTATCGCACTTTTTGAGAAACCTTTCGGCCTCTGAAGTAAGGTAAACTTCATAAGCCAAACCTATCCCAGCTCCTTTATGACCTGACTGAGCGGCTTTATCCTGCCTTCTTTAATATCCCTGACTCCTCTTTCTATGCCCTTGATGAACTCAGGGTCTGAAAGCACTTCCAGTGTTTCAATCAATGTATCTCGACTTACGATTTTGGGAGATGCGGTATCTATGAGCCTTGATATCAGCTCATTATATGACTCGCGGCGGTGAATCTTCAGAGTGTCGAGTTTTGCTTTCACCTTTTCATCAATCTGTATGGTGGTAACCATAGCTGACAATAGCCAGCAATAGATTATAAATGTTTGGTGACTTCATACCAGTATTCTTCGGTAACTATCGGTCGTTGAAACACGTGTAAAAACAATTCAAATTCCACCGGGTCCACTTATTGCTATCACTTCCGGACTTTGTTCTTACCCGTCACTGTTCTCTGTGAGAATAATTTCCACTACTTGTATGGCCGTCAATCATCCTGACGAATGCCGATAGTATTCAAGGCGGTGTGTTAGTCAAATACGCCACGTATCGGGAAATTCAGAGTCTGGTGCTTCATTGACTCTTGTCTGGACGAATCCGATATTTCTCATGACGTGAGCAGCGAATACATTATCAGGGAAGCATCGACTCGGTTGTTTACCGATTTTGTCCTGTTATGCATACGTATCGTCGATTGATAACCTGTAAAATCTAATTCAATTTCTTGTTCAGGGGATAATGCGCGACGGTGTGGGCGGTATCCTTGGTAAATGCAACAAGCTGGTTAATTGTTAAGTAGTATACTTTATATTAGACTACTCTAGAGTATGTTTTTATATGAAGTGCCGTTAACGTCATCTATGAAGTTCGTCGGCAGAGAAGAAGAATTATCTCACTTCGAGGACCGTTACAGATCAGGTAAGGCAGAGTTCCTTATCGTATATGGGAGGAGGAGAGTCGGCAAGACTTCATTTTTACTGAAATTTGCTGAAAACAAGAAGTCGATTTATCTGCTTGCCAGGGAAACAACAACCGAAGAAAATCTGAGGAGATTCTCTGAGGTTGTGTCAACCTCTCTGAACGATTCTTTTCTGAAGTTGAACCCGTTTGTGTCATGGGATGCCTTGTTTTCCTATTTTTCCTCTGCAAAGGAAAGGCTTCTCCTGATTATAGATGAATATCCATATCTCACAGCAGACAGAAGTCTCGCTTCCACTCTACAGGAACACTGGGACAGAAGCCTGAGTAAAACGGCATTATTTCTCGTTCTGTGCGGCTCGTCTGTATCGGCTATGAGTAAATTAATGTCAAGAGAATCCCCATTGTATCTCAGAAGGACCGGGCAATTGGAAATCCGGCCTTTCCCATTCAGGGAGGCGACGCTTTTCTTCCCGAATTACAAGAATGTGGACAAGGCTATTGCTTATGCTATACTCGGTGGCATGCCATCATACCTCTCACAATTCGATGAAAAACTCTCCATACGCGAGAACCTGATCAGAGCGGTCCGCAGAGACTCCATACTGTACAACGATGCGGAATACATATTGAAGGAAGATTTCAGAGAAGTCAGGAATTATTTTTCATTGCTCGAAGCGATATCGATGGGCCGCTCAAAGCCGCAGGACATAATGAGCTATACCGGGCAGGACAAAGGCACCTTTTCAAAATATGTCCACGTACTCACCCAGCTCCATATAGTCAGGAGAGTTGCCCCTTACGATTCCAGGAGAAAATTCATTTACACCATAGCCGACAATTACATTCGCTTCTGGTTCAGATACATACAAAGAAACAAGGAAATGGCAGAGGCGGGCAGGACAAAGGAACTGGTTGATTTGATCCTTATGGATTTGCCTAATTACATGGGCAAGGCCTTCGAAGGAATGGTCTCCGAATACATGACTTCGAACATCTGCCAGAATCCACAACCCTGGTGGCACAAAGGGGTAGAGATTGATATTGTTTGCAAATCCGGAAACGTCACCATACTTGCCGAAGTCAAGTGGTCCGTTCTGTCCGAAGGGGAAGTGATGAAGTCCATCGGAGAACTGGATGCCAAGTCAGGCTTTGTTAAAGGCAGAAAGAAGCTTCTGATATTCTGCAGATCTTCACGCTCCAAGGCGGCAATAACTCTTGATGACATGTTGTCTTTTTCGTGATTGTCCAGGGAATGTCCAATCCTTCAGCAGGTCCCATTGAGCCAGGCAGGCATTTCGTTGCCGGACATCAAGTCCGCTCTGCCTGATGTGCGAGGACGGTAACTGAAAATCGCATCCCGAGTCATAGCTGCTCCGTCCCACGGGAATCCTGCACTTCGCTCAAATCAATCATGCCAGGGTGATTTGCTTGCAGTTCCATGAAGCTTATCCACTTATCCCGTTTGGGATAAGGGCGTTCATTTCCCGATGCATCGCGGTTGCACCGTCACGGCTGCTGCTCGGGCGCCTTACACCGTTTCCACAGGCGTTTATACTCTCCGCCGAACTGGCGGCGAGTCCTGAAAGATTGATCGCTGCATTGAGGCCGCGGTCAATTGACAAGCTGCATCGCTCACAGCTGAATACACGTTCCGAGAGGGTGAATGTCTTCCTGACATGTCCGCATTCCGAGCATGTCTTGCTCGATGCAAAGAACCTGTCTGCGACAACAACGCTGCTTCCGTACCATTTGCACTTCAGGAAATCTTTTGAGCAATCTGTTGAGAATGAGGTAATTCAATGAATAACAGAAAAGAAAGCGTATCCAAAGAGACACATTCCCTCTCCTCTGGACTCCACACCACGATCGTAAAGATCGGATATGGGCACGTCACGGAAACGCTCTCTCTTCCATTCCGATGACGGGGCAGCGCTGAGAGTAGGGTGGAAAATTTATTAGCCTGTAGCAGTATGAGAAGGTAGTGTAACCGAGATGAATGAAATGGATTGGGGAATGGCCAACAGAATATCAAGAATGATCAAGCCTGCTAACGGGCGATCCGTGATGCTGGCATGCGACCACGGGTATTTCATGGGACCAACGCACAGGCTGGAAAACCCGCGCGAAACGATTGAACCTCTACTGCCGTATGCCGATGCGCTATCAGTGACAAGGGGAGTTTTGCGGTCTTCAGTGAATCCAAAATGGGAGACTCCAATTCTGCTCCGTGTCTCCGGAGGAACCAGCGTACTCAAAGAAGATCTGAGCGACGAAGAAATTACTACCTCCATGAAGGAGGCGGTGAAGCTCAACGTTGCTGCAGTTGCTCTTTCAATATTTGTCGGAGCGCCACATGAGAAACAATCGCTTGTGAACCTTTCAAAGCTCGTGAACGACGGAGAGGAATATGGAATTCCAGTGATGGCGATTACAGCCGTGGGAAAGGAGCTTGAAAAGAGGGATGCGAAATACCTCGCACTTTCATGCAGGCTCGCCGCCGAGATCGGAGCACGGCTGGTGAAGACATATTACTGTGAGAATTTCAGCAGGGTTGTGAGCGGCACCCCGGTTCCCCTCGTTGTTGCAGGTGGTCCCAAGCTGAACACCGAGGAGGATATATTCAACCTTGTGCACAATGCCCTGGCCGAAGGCGCCGCGGGTGTAGATATGGGGAGGAATATCTGGCAGAATGAGCATCCTGTCGCCATGATCAAGGCGATAAGGGCGCTGGTGCATGAGAACGCTACCGTCAGAGAAGCGTCACAGATATTCAGTGAGAATGCAACGACACAGCAGCAGAGAGTTGCGAGCAAAGTCCGTGCATAGATTCTGTACACAACCGCCCAATCCCCTTCAACAACGGCCAAACGCAGGGATTAAACCAGGCGCTCGGCCGATAATGATGGAGTAGACAACAGGGCAAATCTGTCATCTACTCTTTCACTAGTCGCGTGAAAGCGTCACAATGATCATGGTAATAGGTATTCGTCTAATATTTTGGTCATATCCCGGCCTGTCCGGACTAGATTAACAGTGACCGGATCATGGCGCTCAAAGGAAAGAAGTCATTATGGCGCTACCGACAGCAACGGTGTCGGAAAAGTGCGGCCAGCCATTAAGTGGACTCATCTGAATGTGTCCGCCTCAAGACCATGCTGCTCTTTCAGCTGTCTGTGACTTTTGGGTTGAAGGCAGCGGGAAGTTGCTGTCAGACATTCTCTTCAGCAGCGCTGCCTCGCAACAGGTTCAAAATCAATTTTATTAGCCGGCTGCCCAATTTGAGCCTGTGTTCAGGACGGAATACAACATTCCCAGGATCACTCGTCCGGGCGATATTCTCTGGGAGCCGCATCACGTTCTGCCTGCTGGAGCAAAATGTGCCGTGTTGTATGGCGATCCTTCCAGGGAAGGTGCTTACGTCATGAGATTGAGCATCCCTGAAAATGTTCGCATAATGCCTCACTCTCATACTGACAGTCGAATTTACACCGTCTTGTCAGGCAGTTTCGGTATAGGCTTTGGCGATGTGTTTGATATGGACGAACTGGAAGAGTTGACTGAGGGCAGCATCATAAATGTGCCCGCTGGTATGAATCATTTTCAGTATTCCGAGTCGGTCGGTTACATTGTTCAGGTTCAGGGTATCGGCCCAACCGATACTGTTTACAGGGATGCAGCAGACGATCCGAGGCAGGCACGTTCCAGGAATTGACGGCAAACAGTGCATCGATGCAGATACTGTGTCGTTGTAATCTTGCCTCTCAGAACTCACTTTTGTTATTGGTGCAGAGTGTTAAGGCGACAGGCTGCTGTGCTGTTATGCAATGAGTACCTTCTGTCTGCAGCGTGAACAGTGTGTGTGGTGTGGCTGTTGGCGAAAGTATCGCTTCTCATGCTTTATCAACCGCATCCACGAACCTGAACTCACAAGTATTTCTGAACGCACATAAATCACATTTAATTTTCCCGGGTGAAGCCGTTCTGTCTCCTCCGTCATACGCTTCCATCGATGCTTCAAGCTGCGAATCAAAAGCTTCAACCTCACTTCTACTCACTGTAAATGACCTGATCGGTTCTTTCTCATCGACAAAGAAATTAACGAGCCGGATGCTGTTGCATCCTGTAATTTTCAACACTGCGGAAGCGTAAGTCAGCAGCTGGTTGCGATATTCCTCCTGGTGGCTGTCGGCTCTGCCGCTCTTGTAATCCACCACAGTGCAAGTATCCGTATCAGTCCCGGTGATTATCATGTCCACTTTGCCGTTGAGTATTCCTCTGCCATGTAATGCGCTGAACGGCAGCTCCCTGAAGAGCCTCCCCTCCGTCGCCGCTCTGCCTGCTTCCTGTCCAATGTCCGATTGAATGAATCTGAGTGAGCTTGAGGCAATGTCCCCGTATTTTTCTCCGAAAGTGTCTTTCAGAAATGCCGGCTCTTTTGACCTTACATAATCGTAATGCTCGAGGAAGGCATGAATCATAGATCCTCTTTCCAGGCCACCAACAGAGCCGCTGCCGGTTACTGCCGTGTTCCCCGCTGCGGATAGCAGTGATTTGTGGTGACAGACCATGTACCCTGCCAGCGAGGTGGGAGTCATCGCGAACCGCTCTGTTTTTCTGGCATGCGACAGGTCCAGCCCGAGCACCTTCCTGTCAATACGCACATCTCTTTGTATCGCGTGTCCTGCCTTTCTGACGTATCGCGGACTGTGCAACAGTAAGATCTTGCCTTTTCCGAAAGACAGGACTCCCTGAGATGCAGTCGCAGCATCTATGCCGGCCGCACTGAGCATCTTCCATACTTCGTTACTCCATGAATTTGCATTGCGGCTGCAGGCGGATATGTAAAGCTTCTGCTGTGCCCTGGTGGCCGCAACATAGAAAATTCTCTTCTCCTCCTCATTCCCGCCAATTTTGAGTCTGTCGAGATCCTCTTCGACCCCCTCATAAAATGAGCGCAGAGGATTGCTCCCCGTATCTATTTCCCTTATGATGGTGCCGAAATCCCTGTGTATGAACATGTCATAATTATCGTGCCTGGGCCGGGAAAACGAACCGGCGACAAAAACAATCGGAAACTCAAGTCCTTTTGCCTCATGGACGGTCATGAGACGCACGGCATTGCTGGACTCGTCGTACAGCGGAGACCCAGGCTCTGCCCCTCTTTCCATCATCTCTTCCAGCTCATCTGCAATATCCTGCGGTCCCGTCAGTCCTTCACTTTCTAACCGCCTCAGCAGTTCGATAAAGCTGACGATATTGGCATAGGCCTCTATGCCCCTGTTTCCTGCAAGGCACAGCATGTCGAAGCCGCTCTTCCTGATTAATTCCATCATCAGGCTGGAAACACGCACTCCTGCCGCCGAACGGCACCATGTGTCGAGCCAAATGAATCTTGCGAGGGAGGTGTGGTCGGATTCGCCAGCCAGCGTCCTCATTTTATCCATATCGAATTTACATGCCGCGGAGGCGGCAATGAAATCGTCCTCAACATCGAAAATCGGAGATCTCATCACTGATGCAGTATAGAATGCATCAGACGGTCTGGCAAGATGCATGACGTAGTCCCTGAGCGCAATGATTTCAGGTCTCTCGAAGAATGTGCTCACCTGGAGTCCGATGAACGGTATGCCCTCTTCCTCGAGTTTTTCCTCGTACATCTTCACAGCAGACCGCGATCTGAAAAGCACAGCTATGTCGGAATATTTTGCCCTCCTGCGTTTGCGATCGTGCATATCCACAACGGTTGCACCTTCTTCGACGATTCGTGATATCTCAGATGCAATCATGGCTGCTTCCGAAACGTGGAGTTCATTCTGTGTTTCGCCCTTCGGTACGAGGATGCTGACTGAAGGTTCATCGTCACACTCTTTCAGGTCTTCACGGGCCGCCTCCATTTCAACATATGCAGTTTTTCCCTCTTTCATCAAACCGGAAAAGAGGTGATTTACGAATGAGATGATGCCTTCCGAACTCCTGAAATTTTCCCTGAGGTAAATCACGCTGCTGCCGTCGTTGTCTCCGAGCGCATCCTGCTCCGCCCTTGCGAAGAGCTCAGGATTGGCATTCCTCCATTCATATATGAGCTGCTGCGGATCTCCGACAAAGAACTGTTTTCCCCTTTCAGAGATCATGTCTACCACCTCAAGCTGCAGCGCATCGGTGTCCTGGAACTCATCCACAAAAACGTAAAGGAACTGTCTCCTGTACCGCTCCCTGATGTGTGCGTACTCCCGGAGCAGCCTGTATGCATAGTATATGATGTCGTCATAGCTCAGTATTCCCTTCTCCCTCTTCTCTGTCTCCATTCGTTTCCAGTATGCGGCTAGGTACTTTTCAATCAGGGCGGTGTAGCGGTCTACCCTGTCTATGTACGTGGCTGTTTCAACGTCCCCGTGACCGCGTTTCGTCAGCCAGTCTTTGTAAGCAACTTTCCTCCTCCTCAGCGTCTCCAGCCCTTCGCCCAGATCGAATCCCTCTGCCCGTATCCACCTGTATGCGGCCATCACCATTCCGCAGAAACCGGAATTGCTGAGTTTTCCTCTGGCTCCCCATCCGTGCTCTGTTATGAAAGTGCGCAGTTCCGCATCCTTCAGTATGTTTTCACTGACAATTCTTTCGAGCACGCTTTCTCCGGTTTGCGCCACGTCGTACTCCTCGGCAATCCTGTAGTCGGGGCTCAATCCGGACTCGACGATGTTTTCCCTCAGTATGTTGTTGCAGAACGAGTGTATGGTCGATATCGTTCTATTCGTCAGGGCTCTTATGTTCCCTCCCGTTTCACGGAACACATCGCGTTTCAGTTTCACCGCTGCCTCGTTTGTGAATGTTATCGCAAGGAGGTGGTTGAACGGATCATCGGCGTTCAGGAAGGATGTAATCTCTTTCAGCTTGTCTGTGTAGGATCGCACGAGAGTGGTCGTTTTGCCGCTGCCCGCGCAGGCCTCCACAATAACCCTCTTTCCCTGTCTAACTGCTTCCAGCACTTCAAGCTGTGAAGCTGTCAACTGTCTGTCCGGCTGGTTATTCAGCCGACCCACTCCAGTTTCTGCAGAATGCCTTGTAGCCGCAGTATTCGCATTCCCGCTCTTCGGGAGTTACTGGAAATTTTCCATCCTGTATGTCTTTCGCTGTTGCGGTTATCCATGCTCTGTATTTCCCGAATGTTTCCTCCAATTCACTTTCAGAGAGCACCGAAATCTGTGTGTTTTTCCTTTTCGGCAAATCGGGTATGAAGTAAATTGCCTTGCTCTCATTGACAAGGCCGGCGCGATCGAATTTTCCGCCTGATTTGGGAAGTGAATAATACATGGCGCCCGCAATGTTATACCCGAGTACATCTTTCAGGTACAGTGAGTAAATAGGCACTTCAAAGTTTTTCGGTCTGTCCATTGTTGAGTTGAAATGCCTCAACCTCAGCGCATCGGGTCTAGTGAATTTGTAGTCGAAGAGCACGACATCGCGCGAGCCCGGATACAGCGCGTCAACTCTGTCTATCTTGCCCCTGAATTCGTATGCTCCGATTTTCAGCGGGGCATCGCCGAAACCAAAATTACGTTCTATCATGATAACGTCTGACGAAAGGGAAGCCTGTATGGTCCTTTCCTTCATGAGAAACTTTTTCAACACTGAGGCAAGAGTGTCCATGCCCACTACGGTGCCGAAATCGCCCATGCACTGTTCGCCGTACTCCGTCCTGTACCTGTCTGCCACCAAACTGTCCACAGCGGCAGAAATGGATTCGTCGCTCTCCTTCCTGAACTCCTCCAGTTTTATGCCGGAAAAATAGGACTTCAGTATTTCATGCGCATCCGTTCCCCTGCTCTTGAATCCGAATATCTCCTCGGGTGGATATAATCTGAGAACACGCGTCAGGAAAAAGCGGAACGGGCATAGCACATATTCATTGAGATCGCTGGGCGACAGAAGCGACATGCGCGACCTCCTGCTTGCATTCTCCGCCGACAGTTTCCAGGGAAGCGGTGTCACATTTATCCTTCGTACTGCTTCCAGAAATGCACCGGCCTCAGGTCCGCCGCACATGTTCCAGAGCTCCATGTTGTCCTCCTCCTTCAGAAAATCGGCGTCCTCGCGGAGTCTATCCGCAAGAACCGGGCGCAATTCGGCTGTCAGGAGCACGCTCTCCTCTCCGGAAGGGAAAAAATGACCCGCTGGTATACTCCCGCGATCCAGCCATTCCAGCCTTTCTCCGGCCGGCACTTCTCCCGCACAGTCTTCGACGACGAAGCGTGAAGGAAGCATTTTCCTTCCTTCTGAGTCGCTTGTCAGGTATGACAGGGTGACCTCAGCAGCGAGGCTCTTGGCCCTGCTGTAATAGTATGATTCTGTCGAAGAGTGATACACGCTGCTTCTCCGAGTGACGAAGCCGGAACGGGCGAGTGTATCGATAATTGACTGCGTCAGGAATGCTCCTTCTGCAGGATCCGCCGGAAAGACGCCGTCGTTCATGCCAAGAATGAAGCAGTGTCTGAAACTCTGCATATATACAATGCCCACGTCAGTGAGCAGGATGCCCCTGTCCCGCATAGGCGGAGGAAGCGTTTTGGATGAACAGAAACGTTCCAAGAATCCGGTGAATTCGTCAAGGGTCATCCTCCGGTGGTGCATCACCTCCGTGAGCGGAACAGCATATGCT
The genomic region above belongs to Candidatus Sysuiplasma acidicola and contains:
- a CDS encoding cupin domain-containing protein, whose protein sequence is MFRTEYNIPRITRPGDILWEPHHVLPAGAKCAVLYGDPSREGAYVMRLSIPENVRIMPHSHTDSRIYTVLSGSFGIGFGDVFDMDELEELTEGSIINVPAGMNHFQYSESVGYIVQVQGIGPTDTVYRDAADDPRQARSRN
- a CDS encoding transposase, which codes for MTSFSTDCSKDFLKCKWYGSSVVVADRFFASSKTCSECGHVRKTFTLSERVFSCERCSLSIDRGLNAAINLSGLAASSAESINACGNGVRRPSSSRDGATAMHREMNALIPNGISG
- a CDS encoding UvrD-helicase domain-containing protein, encoding MTASQLEVLEAVRQGKRVIVEACAGSGKTTTLVRSYTDKLKEITSFLNADDPFNHLLAITFTNEAAVKLKRDVFRETGGNIRALTNRTISTIHSFCNNILRENIVESGLSPDYRIAEEYDVAQTGESVLERIVSENILKDAELRTFITEHGWGARGKLSNSGFCGMVMAAYRWIRAEGFDLGEGLETLRRRKVAYKDWLTKRGHGDVETATYIDRVDRYTALIEKYLAAYWKRMETEKREKGILSYDDIIYYAYRLLREYAHIRERYRRQFLYVFVDEFQDTDALQLEVVDMISERGKQFFVGDPQQLIYEWRNANPELFARAEQDALGDNDGSSVIYLRENFRSSEGIISFVNHLFSGLMKEGKTAYVEMEAAREDLKECDDEPSVSILVPKGETQNELHVSEAAMIASEISRIVEEGATVVDMHDRKRRRAKYSDIAVLFRSRSAVKMYEEKLEEEGIPFIGLQVSTFFERPEIIALRDYVMHLARPSDAFYTASVMRSPIFDVEDDFIAASAACKFDMDKMRTLAGESDHTSLARFIWLDTWCRSAAGVRVSSLMMELIRKSGFDMLCLAGNRGIEAYANIVSFIELLRRLESEGLTGPQDIADELEEMMERGAEPGSPLYDESSNAVRLMTVHEAKGLEFPIVFVAGSFSRPRHDNYDMFIHRDFGTIIREIDTGSNPLRSFYEGVEEDLDRLKIGGNEEEKRIFYVAATRAQQKLYISACSRNANSWSNEVWKMLSAAGIDAATASQGVLSFGKGKILLLHSPRYVRKAGHAIQRDVRIDRKVLGLDLSHARKTERFAMTPTSLAGYMVCHHKSLLSAAGNTAVTGSGSVGGLERGSMIHAFLEHYDYVRSKEPAFLKDTFGEKYGDIASSSLRFIQSDIGQEAGRAATEGRLFRELPFSALHGRGILNGKVDMIITGTDTDTCTVVDYKSGRADSHQEEYRNQLLTYASAVLKITGCNSIRLVNFFVDEKEPIRSFTVSRSEVEAFDSQLEASMEAYDGGDRTASPGKIKCDLCAFRNTCEFRFVDAVDKA
- the lsrF gene encoding 3-hydroxy-5-phosphonooxypentane-2,4-dione thiolase, which encodes MDWGMANRISRMIKPANGRSVMLACDHGYFMGPTHRLENPRETIEPLLPYADALSVTRGVLRSSVNPKWETPILLRVSGGTSVLKEDLSDEEITTSMKEAVKLNVAAVALSIFVGAPHEKQSLVNLSKLVNDGEEYGIPVMAITAVGKELEKRDAKYLALSCRLAAEIGARLVKTYYCENFSRVVSGTPVPLVVAGGPKLNTEEDIFNLVHNALAEGAAGVDMGRNIWQNEHPVAMIKAIRALVHENATVREASQIFSENATTQQQRVASKVRA
- a CDS encoding ATP-binding protein, with amino-acid sequence MKFVGREEELSHFEDRYRSGKAEFLIVYGRRRVGKTSFLLKFAENKKSIYLLARETTTEENLRRFSEVVSTSLNDSFLKLNPFVSWDALFSYFSSAKERLLLIIDEYPYLTADRSLASTLQEHWDRSLSKTALFLVLCGSSVSAMSKLMSRESPLYLRRTGQLEIRPFPFREATLFFPNYKNVDKAIAYAILGGMPSYLSQFDEKLSIRENLIRAVRRDSILYNDAEYILKEDFREVRNYFSLLEAISMGRSKPQDIMSYTGQDKGTFSKYVHVLTQLHIVRRVAPYDSRRKFIYTIADNYIRFWFRYIQRNKEMAEAGRTKELVDLILMDLPNYMGKAFEGMVSEYMTSNICQNPQPWWHKGVEIDIVCKSGNVTILAEVKWSVLSEGEVMKSIGELDAKSGFVKGRKKLLIFCRSSRSKAAITLDDMLSFS
- a CDS encoding IS256 family transposase, whose product is METQGNEIGELKDIMIGFLEQNREGMISLVEWFLNSVMEMEVEQQANASLYERCGGRKAYRNGYKPRTLNTVNGPLNLSKPQLRGLSFETGVFDRYSRVEKSLQLAVVESYLQGVSTRNVTDIIEKLGAGGISASAVSAMSKELDGKVDEFLGRRIDREMIYLIVDATYFKVRDGPKYVSKALFIVAGVGLDGHREILGAKIADAETELLWEGYFDELKERGLHGVKMVISDGHKGIRGAVERCFLGASWQMCQVHFIRNLMKVIPKKSWGDVVDAIQLALSDPARLGDARTLLERKGMTKAIDMFDRFQDSLHSYSAFPRQQWKKLRTSNMLERINLELKRRTRKIGALPND
- a CDS encoding type II toxin-antitoxin system RelE/ParE family toxin, whose protein sequence is MAYEVYLTSEAERFLKKCDRVVRDRIVSKLTKLGVDPEAGKPLTAALTGLWSLRIGDYRAIYEIKNAELLVLVIKIGHRKNAYD
- a CDS encoding PD-(D/E)XK nuclease family protein, with the translated sequence MSDTEAFLRHDYVLNSKLNSPTIYVFPDVVSAAESRRLLLDETRAVNGSRFITLESLAEGIVREAMAVQPMLIHDSISEIIARDVLKTLQESGSQLSLSFSDAMLRDYTAVRQFYEGSRKWLSEIVSGSGIVFPEGALERRIRPIEEFSALFEKSMDAAEHRGLFDRTMLIRRATVNTDVLRKMGIGRIVLLFLTYADASVMSFVEALAVKAEVVVVIDRCMEELESVRSLLTSLKVKPENEGKPSPHSKSEVSFFGAPDRRRELIEVARRIRREIAERGLAESDFAVLARNIADYHDLANEIFGEYGLRIEGGRKRSLADTPVFEFVRRFLRCLTPDSGRKDMFRLVMHELSPIGREDVGPVSEMTELMPERLDAWNDALAALKRTQRGSFGGLDTAFMESVLRLRSSGRVIDSLSGWIEMLRKVASHAHVGEQNSTEAGSFILAVDEMSAYAVPLTEVMHHRRMTLDEFTGFLERFCSSKTLPPPMRDRGILLTDVGIVYMQSFRHCFILGMNDGVFPADPAEGAFLTQSIIDTLARSGFVTRRSSVYHSSTESYYYSRAKSLAAEVTLSYLTSDSEGRKMLPSRFVVEDCAGEVPAGERLEWLDRGSIPAGHFFPSGEESVLLTAELRPVLADRLREDADFLKEEDNMELWNMCGGPEAGAFLEAVRRINVTPLPWKLSAENASRRSRMSLLSPSDLNEYVLCPFRFFLTRVLRLYPPEEIFGFKSRGTDAHEILKSYFSGIKLEEFRKESDESISAAVDSLVADRYRTEYGEQCMGDFGTVVGMDTLASVLKKFLMKERTIQASLSSDVIMIERNFGFGDAPLKIGAYEFRGKIDRVDALYPGSRDVVLFDYKFTRPDALRLRHFNSTMDRPKNFEVPIYSLYLKDVLGYNIAGAMYYSLPKSGGKFDRAGLVNESKAIYFIPDLPKRKNTQISVLSESELEETFGKYRAWITATAKDIQDGKFPVTPEERECEYCGYKAFCRNWSGSAE